DNA sequence from the Odontesthes bonariensis isolate fOdoBon6 chromosome 18, fOdoBon6.hap1, whole genome shotgun sequence genome:
cacatacacagaagcATGTCCTTTCTCTGACCCTGGCAAAACTAAGCATTAACGGAAAAAAGGCAGGGAGGAAAGCGAAAGGACTTTACGAAAGCAAGAGCCGAAGCATGTCTCCATGCAAAGTTTGTGTCAAATATGTCAAGACACAGGAGGGAAGCTCTGCCTTGTGGTTAGGCATTGCAGCTTTCTGCTTCCGTGTTTAAAAATGCAGCTGCAAAATACGGTAGGTTTTGGTTGTAAAGTCACCTCAGAATTATAGATTCGATCTCAAACAGATCAGGCAAAGTTGAgccaatttccaaagaaaacaaaactgaaaacaaaaccaGTCAAACCAGACGAAACCACATTCAGAGAAAACAGTTGTTTTCAAATTTCCGGTTGAACTTAAAACTCTTTGTCTTGAGTGCTTGCAGTTCAGTCACTGAGCCACAAAGTACTAAACTTTCTCGTTGCTTCTTTTGAGCCTGCCAAATTTTTTCATCTGTCATAACGTTTTCTATCATTTATTAAACACACTCACAGGGTGTggtttgtgtgaaaatgtgttaACGGGGACAAGTGACCGCGATGAGACCGAGACTAGGCTTGTATCAGCCTGTATCAGCCAAAATGGCTAATCGAGAGGTTAAATACTGACTACAACAGCTGTCACCTGTGAGTTTACAGCTGTCAGGGGTCAGAGACACTTTCGATCAGCTAAACTGCGCAGGTAAGCTTACATGTCCCTAATATTATGCGTGGAGAACGTAAAAGATAATACTGAGGCACCGAACGTACGTGTCGCTGCAACTCTAGACCCAGTAGCAAGTAACAAATTACTCATTGACAAGTTTGCGAAAAACTGCCTGTACTTATGACACAACGTCGATTCACAGTAAAGGGCAAATACCCCAATTAACGCATAATATAAGAGGATAAAGGTATCAACTTAAAAACTTCAGATCAGACTTTTCCCACTTAGAATAGGCTATTAAAAAATATTGGGAGGAGCTGTTCGAGCGTAGCTGAAGCTGCATACTTAACATCTCGTTAGCGTGACATGTTAGCTTCCGAACGCTCCAACCACAAAGTCcacaaaaaaaaggcaaagtATTGCCAGCAAATACAGGACGACCTTGAAAAACTAATAAATGACCCTACCGTGCGTGCCGAGAGGCTACATAGACTCTGAAACGGAAATTTACAGGCTGCAGAGAAGCTGGGGCGAGACGAGTTCCAGCGGATATACCGCGGGCTGACAGAAAGATGCTCGCTGTGTGCCTGCCCCGGGGATGTTTTCGGTACCGCTGGGGCGGCCCGCTGTTTCcaataaacaaaaagagaggaaaTTGTAGGTGCTAACTCCTGTCGGGTAGTCTTTTCGACGTACTGCTCATTTCATTCTATTCTgccactgtacaaaaaaaaaaaaggaaaaaaaagtccgTAGCTTTAACCGCAAGCGTGCATTAGTGCTGACTGTCATGGTTCCCTGAACGTTATCAGCCTGCGTCACACTGCTGAATTATGGGAAATGTATTCTTACCATTTTAAATTGCGTCTCTTTTGTCTCTTTTGTAACCGCTTGACAGTTAGCACGGATAACTGTAATATTAATCAAGGTGAGCAATTTAGTTGTAGATGAATCTTAGTTACAAATATAAATCCACTCCTTAGACCTTAGATTTTGTGTTCAGATAGTTAGCAAAGCCTCGAAGTTAATAATGGTAATTCGGTTAGCGTGATTTTGGTTAGTTCATTCTTTTTATTTGCCAATgactgtatttattttatgtttataaaaaaataaaatgtttttttgttcataaaCAACAAAACGTTTATAACCATCTCCATGGCAACCGTTGGTCTGGTGGTAAACAGTAGTTGTCTGCTGCAGACAAAAAGCACACACTGCGCTTAGTTTTTAGATTTCTAACGATGGATTCAATACATCTCGATCAATCAGCTTTAAAAGCGGTGGATGACTACTGGGAGTACAGAAGGTTTGTACCAATAATGATCTATCTACTTATTTATCTCATCAAATTAGgagtgccaaaaaaaaaaagtggggggTTTTCCATTCATTTTGGATGAAAATACCGCAAACGTAGTTATATAATTGAATAGCAGCCGATGTAAAGCTAAAGTAAAATATAAATGCTGAAATAAGATATTGTACATGTTGACATTACAACAACTCTTCatagatttcttttcttttcaaggattgtgggtgatgatgatggtgggaAACTGTTCACTCCAGAGCAGTATGATGAATACAAGAGAAAGGTTTTGCCTCAACGCATTAAAAACAGGCTGTATGTGAGCTTTGGTGTACCAGGGGGTATTGACTGCAAACTAATTGGTCCCGAGACACAGTGCTTTTGTGCACATAGGTGAGACATTACGCCACTACATGTTAAATCAGACATCCTTCTCCCATAAACCCAGACAAATACATTTGAGAGTGATTTCATATAGGTACAAGGAGCATAAGACAGAATGGGAGGTGGTTCCCTTTGAGAGACCCCTGGTCCTTCCATGCAAGGTCAGAGGATGTCATTGCTCTGCCTTCCACTATGTTCCTCGGCTTGGGCCAAACCCTGTGCGCTGCAGGTGTAAACATTTGCCCCAAGATCACAGTGAAGTCATGGGCCACTTTTGCAAGATGTGTGAGTCTGAAATGACTAATTTGCAACTCCAAATAACTTTTGCCTATATTCAAATTGAGTTGTACAATTTTTGCCTGTTTTACTAAAAACCCATTTTTCAGGCACTTCCTGCTCTGGATTCCGGAGTCCCTACACCTGTGGCTGTGGCCAGCCCTGCTCGGCACACCAGACCCTGGTGAGTAGCGTCAAACATCAAACACAGGTGATGCTTATTTTAGAGAAACCTGGTTCTAGAAACGTATATGCAgttattataaaaaaataaatatttcatctcTCCTTCACAGGTTGAGACAAAACTAGAAAGAGAGGCAAGGGGTCAGCCTGTTGGCAAGGATGTCCCTTATGCTGCCATGGGAGGATTGACAGGGTTCAGCTCTTTGCTGGATGGTTACATTGCTTTGGAAGCCAGTTGCTCAGGTAACAGATTTGTAGCCAACCTACAATGGATAGAAGCTTTTTCAGCCTCGACATTCTTTCATTCCTTGAGTCAGTGTTTAGGTGACACAGTCTTTATTACTGTG
Encoded proteins:
- the fam221a gene encoding protein FAM221A, which codes for MDSIHLDQSALKAVDDYWEYRRIVGDDDGGKLFTPEQYDEYKRKVLPQRIKNRLYVSFGVPGGIDCKLIGPETQCFCAHRYKEHKTEWEVVPFERPLVLPCKVRGCHCSAFHYVPRLGPNPVRCRCKHLPQDHSEVMGHFCKMCTSCSGFRSPYTCGCGQPCSAHQTLVETKLEREARGQPVGKDVPYAAMGGLTGFSSLLDGYIALEASCSDQDSDYGCLQSCSASRTSHTSKTSSSVPYHPRRRRSFFWRGMRV